In Plasmodium brasilianum strain Bolivian I chromosome 1, whole genome shotgun sequence, a single genomic region encodes these proteins:
- a CDS encoding hypothetical protein (conserved Plasmodium protein) gives MAYHLFKKLQRVSSKDSKPKNENKNEDINKWLKNIQDILSKNVVDNDSNESVDDNVINITDYLITINNIVKYTEQVKNRKIDYFDDENTVILLIKQFCKILNIIHVFEKLKRVDNVDHDDDGNKDDIKKKITILTKNNVWTLLEEIILNSSEVLNKIICLNKDMFHKKNIRIDCNKLKTYVNYLNTLFKETNNCDLLFSIFYFDFENSIFIIYELILLLQKIYIYDNINFYFYLYDNIIYCENTKSAYYYNLYSLKCFQILYHEHYSESNINAKEQNNFAQKIHEQYMLIISNLRKNKLHYVNYLNYPLNYSEDKLIYKNKNENYYINEQKEFNSISTNKKFRSFIFFDAEDEAIQKNLKKLEYTKRLYEFLVEYDSYSSSSLSSDVNVDTYNSVSRISGRNKGNKTEKDKKKNTSVELSSGYDYSTSSFVHNYGSGEKNGSKENKSKNSNLDNFENQSNTSNSSFENKNNESYCYCSSDISSNFITVDEEYEEYEEEKKKINKNNKVKYCEENIFLIMYRNNKVQNVRNNIDRLILNKGNFICKLLGIIASNEDAYLINEILVLFLLVSENNIEIKNIITYERIIETIIKIMKEEHYYLFKQIRELFFLYDDDKLDMCYVTKVCNFSNKGREQEKERGEKKNLSISCNIKREEQEDKFTLSHCKRNVEDPVDYPDKCEGKSTAIANAVDEFNMQGGSNGRSMSSLSKINSTEGSATSSGVPTSAVGVSAIGIGVVDQREKYGYSYTEGNIDKACIFHFTKCERSTNNNLEDDKNQMEIYLDNISINIDIKSSLLLLKCLIINSEFGPKYIFELNILEEFICVILNLYNIIIYVYNKSMLKYYNNSIFIITIFLDVLCCICKFRHKNSSSDVSLKQYFPIFQRAKFLECSFFFFFKFVYIYLYKDMVNSSRSRKRRSPLMRMNNEEENTQIKNEPLSNYEGMNESKIVDLNCVKNGNLHNDCNEEVRINVVSSAHLNSSNASSVHLNSNNARSVLLSSNNTSSKQFNMKKKGSSSSRNSSSSSRNIFKENEQIFEVFKNTNFVDLFNICCKFLFQDEQHCACFLLSSYSDNSTNGSSNANNGRNDNANNDGNNNNSRSYHFRNSSKKREEFDVHIEECNFIMACFRKDKYFYLEHVLTFYLKRLKQVKYIDMLLILFLYDKQYVIRKCIYEFFMCLCEKYVDISNYLNTVFFFEKSVFYYYIMHKIGRLKKSLYKIKKWHKNRSSNMVQDNSVSSKKIERREKFFLKYIACIKFIYQVLSLVTVHSNNSEKEEDNTIISNLYNFLKSVDLNFEEIIYYNMLYVHGYKGTGMYYIKKLNNESVKNILILQINMLLYRNRINNERHNFKYLINVINSKYLSKRMKCLICVYISIYLFLSKEERVKKELIKTIMEHDIFNIIYKLLNDFCKYNFFSKKFSCSTFVKCKDVYANIKNISEMKRKKYFFFYSTEKSLFFIHFIYSKLVHHDMLTYFFKQTKNHLTSLNHSLSSDKIYSKKKKSRSLEKSSKASISQRRGVFTHKGINRKFSSGENYIEVDPYLEESEDEEEDDDECKYSEEDSTSQYIEGLDSKGGSREVIRKVMGEVSGGGGKGRSQGISSGFSSGISAGISEYRSGVDSEEANIQRGEERKGRYLIRARLNNEGGKEDKNEQIKERKDRKGRNGAYHSRYYYDKKNTSEKKIRKGIIKEDIILMRNKLNEQELKHIEEKIYLNKIIEKKNDIINNILYSYLLLKEKLKKTEDENIVVKNTFSLWEKEQQVINSTDMNELQKDYIHLLKKFEKTNTEKTDLEGNIEKLIDLLIYLYDNVKGCRQYMQNLEDINLFKNKIRNEEHQPHNQYALPNDQQNHERVERNTYKGVNKEMNKEENRLNHVDVSVEENARVYNQFYVDSSQEMCAKENGAANRHMNDEVHATANQDMYAEAHAHANKNTYTEAYAPANQDMYIEAHTPTNQDMYAEVHAPVNQDMYIEAHTPTNQDMYAEVHAASQQQMYNELYFDTNRQKQNRISVISNRQVYNQIHLGENEEKHSPWYIDTRKHANHNIYTSASEQKNISVTSEINICANDERGKANDLNDVEETKQMHNSELADSHINEEFTK, from the coding sequence ATGGCTTATCATTTATTCAAAAAGTTACAAAGAGTGAGCAGTAAAGATAGCAAaccaaaaaatgaaaataaaaatgaggaTATTAATAAATGGTTAAAGAACATTCAAGACATACTTAGTAAAAATGTTGTTGATAATGATTCGAATGAAAGTGTTGATGATAACGTGATTAACATTACTGATTACTTGATAACTATAAATAACATTGTGAAGTACACGgaacaagtaaaaaataggaaaattgACTATTTCGATGATGAAAATACGGTAATATTACTTATTAaacaattttgtaaaattttaaatataattcatgtatttgaaaaattaaaaagagtTGATAATGTTGATCATGATGATGATGGTAATAAGgatgatataaaaaagaaaattacaaTTTTGACAAAAAATAACGTCTGGACATTACTGGAAGAAATAATTCTGAACAGTTCAGAAGTtttgaacaaaataatttgtttaaataaagacatgtttcataaaaaaaatataagaatagaTTGTAACAAGTTAAAAACATATGTAAACTACTTGAACACATTGTTTAAAGAAACGAATAATTGTGATTTATTATTcagcattttttattttgattttgagaattctatatttattatatatgaacttatactgttattacaaaaaatatatatttatgacaatataaatttctatttttatttatatgataatatcatatattgtGAGAACACAAAATCAGcttattactataatttgTACTCTTTAAAATGCTTTCAAATATTGTATCATGAACACTATTCTGAAAGTAATATAAATGCAAAGGAGCAAAACAATTTTGCTCAAAAAATACACGAACAGTACATGTTAATTATAagtaatttaagaaaaaacaaattgcATTATGTTAATTATCTCAATTACCCATTAAATTATTCGGAGGATAAgctaatatataaaaataaaaatgaaaattattacataaatgaacaaaaggAATTTAATTCCATTtcaacaaataaaaaatttaggtCCTTCATATTTTTCGATGCTGAAGATGAAgcaattcaaaaaaatttaaaaaaattagagtACACCAAAAgattatatgaatttttagtAGAATATGATTCATATAGCTCTTCTTCCTTATCGTCCGATGTAAATGTAGACACGTATAATAGTGTAAGTAGAATATCTGGCAGAAATAAGGGtaataaaacagaaaaggacaaaaagaaaaatacatcAGTTGAGTTGTCATCTGGTTATGATTACAGCACTTCGtcatttgttcataattatgGAAGTGGCGAAAAGAATGGAAGTAAGGAAAATAAATCGAAAAATAGCAATTTAGACAATTTTGAAAATCAAAGTAATACTTCCAATAGTAGCTttgagaataaaaataatgaaagcTACTGCTATTGCAGCTCAGACATATCCAGTAATTTCATTACGGTTGATGAAGAGTACGAAGAAtatgaagaggaaaaaaaaaaaataaataaaaataacaaggTAAAATATTgcgaagaaaatatatttttaattatgtatagAAATAACAAAGTACAAAAtgtaagaaataatattgatagattaatattaaataaaggtaattttatatgtaaattattagGTATTATAGCTTCTAATGAAGATGCGTAccttataaatgaaatacttgtattatttctattagtgtcagaaaataatattgaaatTAAGAACATAATTACGTATGAAAGGATAATAGaaactattataaaaataatgaaagaagagcattattatttatttaaacaaattagagagctattttttttgtatgacGATGATAAGTTAGACATGTGTTATGTTACTAAGGtttgtaatttttcaaataaaggTAGAGAACAAGAAAAGGAGcggggggaaaaaaaaaatctgaGCATTTCGTGCAATATTAAGAGAGAAGAACAAGAGGATAAATTTACTTTAAGTCACTGTAAGCGTAATGTAGAAGATCCAGTAGATTATCCAGACAAATGTGAAGGAAAGAGTACAGCTATTGCGAACGCCGTTGATGAATTTAACATGCAGGGGGGATCAAACGGGAGGAGCATGTCAAGTTTGAGTAAAATTAATAGTACAGAAGGAAGTGCAACATCGAGTGGAGTTCCTACTTCCGCTGTAGGTGTTTCTGCAATTGGTATAGGTGTGGTGGATCAGAGGGAAAAATATGGATATTCTTACACGGAGGGAAACATTGACAAGGCttgtatttttcattttacaaAGTGTGAAAGaagtacaaataataatttagagGATGATAAAAACCAAATGGAAATATACCTGGACAACATTTCCATTAATATAGATATTAAAAGCAGTTTACTACTGCTAAAgtgtttaataataaatagcGAGTTTGGTCcaaaatacatttttgaattaaatatacttGAAGAgtttatatgtgtaattcttaatttatataatattattatttatgtttataacaagtctatgttaaaatattacaataactcaatttttatcattaccATATTTTTAGATGTCCTATgttgtatatgtaaatttcgTCATAAGAACAGCAGTTCAGATGTGAGCTTGAAGCAATATTTCCCTATATTTCAAAGGGCAAAATTTTTAGAatgttctttcttttttttttttaaatttgtatacatatatttgtataaagaTATGGTAAACAGTAGTAGGAGTAGGAAACGTAGATCCCCCCTTATGCGTATGAATAATGAGGAGGAAAATACACAAATTAAGAACGAGCCTTTGTCAAATTACGAAGGCATGAATGAGTCTAAAATTGTAGATTTAAATTGTGTTAAAAATGGAAACCTGCATAATGATTGTAATGAGGAAGTTAGAATTAACGTAGTAAGTAGTGCGCATCTGAACAGCAGCAATGCAAGCAGTGTACATCTTAACAGTAATAACGCGAGAAGTGTTCTCCTTAGTAGTAATAACACGAGTAGCAAACAATttaacatgaaaaaaaaaggtagtagtagtagcaggaatagtagtagtagcagtaggaATATTTTCAAGgaaaatgaacaaattttCGAGGTTTTCAAAAACACAAATTTTGTAGACCTATTTAACATATGCTGCAAATTTCTGTTTCAGGATGAGCAACACTGCGCCTGCTTTTTGCTTAGCAGTTATAGTGATAATAGTACGAATGGCAGTAGTAATGCCAATAATGGTAGGAATGATAATGCCAATAATgatggtaataataacaatagtagaAGTTACCACTTCCGTAATAGTAGCAAAAAACGGGAAGAATTCGACGTGCATATAGAGGAGTGCAATTTCATAATGGCCTGTTTTCGGAAAGATAAGTATTTCTATTTGGAACATGTGCTTACGTTTTATTTAAAGAGGTTGAAGCAGGTAAAGTACATAGACATGCTGCTTATTCTGTTTTTATATGATAAGCAGTATGTAATACGAAAGTGCATATACGAATTTTTCATGTGTTTATGTGAAAAATATGTGGATATTtcgaattatttaaatactgtctttttttttgaaaaaagcgTTTTCTATTATTACATTATGCATAAGATAGGTAGATTAAAAAAGagtttatacaaaataaagaaatggCACAAGAACAGGAGTTCTAATATGGTCCAGGATAACAGTGTTAGTAGTAAGAAAATcgaaagaagagaaaaatttttcttaaaatatattgcatgtataaaatttatatatcaaGTGCTGAGCCTTGTTACTGTtcatagtaataatagtgaAAAGGAGGAAGATAATACCATCAttagtaatttatataattttttaaaatctgTTGATTTAAATTTTGAGGAGAtcatatattacaatatGTTATATGTTCATGGATATAAAGGAACCggtatgtattatataaaaaaattaaataatgaatcTGTTAAGAATATATTGATACTTCAAATTAATATGTTATTGTACAGAAATAGGATTAATAATGAGAGACATAATTTTAAGTACTtgataaatgtaataaatagtaaatatttaagtaaaagaatgaaatgtttgatatgtgtatacattagcatatatttattcctatcaaaagaagaaagagtaaaaaaggaattaataaaaacaattatggaacatgatatttttaatattatatataaactattaaacgatttttgcaaatataatttttttagtaaaaagTTCTCTTGTTCGACTTTTGTCAAATGCAAGGATGTGtatgcaaatataaaaaatatatctgaaatgaaaaggaagaaatatttttttttttattcaacaGAGAAatctttattctttattcattttatttattcaaaattaGTTCATCATGATATGTTaacatatttctttaaaCAAACCAAAAATCATTTAACTAGTCTCAATCATAGTTTAAGCAGtgataaaatttattctaagaaaaaaaaaagtcgtTCACTGGAAAAGTCAAGCAAGGCAAGCATATCTCAAAGGAGGGGTGTTTTTACTCATAAGGGTATCAACAGGAAATTCAGTAGTGGGGAAAACTATATAGAGGTAGATCCCTATTTGGAGGAGAGTGAGGACGAAGAAGAAGATGACGATGAGTGCAAGTACAGTGAAGAGGATAGCACGAGTCAGTACATCGAGGGGCTAGACAGCAAGGGAGGAAGCAGGGAAGTAATAAGGAAAGTAATGGGCGAAGTAAGCGGAGGAGGAGGTAAGGGAAGAAGCCAAGGAATTAGCTCAGGATTCAGCTCGGGAATCAGCGCAGGTATAAGTGAATACCGCAGCGGGGTAGACAGTGAAGAGGCAAATATTCAAAGGGGGGAGGAGCGAAAAGGGAGATATTTAATTCGAGCACGATTAAATAACGAAGGTGGTAAGGAAGACAAAAATGAgcaaataaaagaaagaaaagatagAAAAGGCAGAAACGGTGCATATCATAGTAGATactattatgataaaaagaatactagtgaaaagaaaatacgaAAAGGAATAATTAAGGAAGATATTATTCTTATgagaaataaattaaacgAACAAGAACTCAAACATAtcgaagaaaaaatttatttaaataaaatcattgaaaaaaaaaatgatataataaataatatcttatattcttatttactattaaaagaaaagttaaaaaaaacagaggatgaaaatattgtagttaaaaatacattttctttATGGGAAAAGGAACAACAAGTAATTAACAGTACTGATATGAATGAACTACAGAAAgattacatacatttattaaaaaaatttgaaaaaacgAATACTGAGAAAACAGATTTGGAGGGGAACATAGAAAAGCTTATAGATTTGTTAATATACTTGTACGATAATGTTAAGGGATGTCGTCAGTATATGCAAAATCTTGAAGACataaatctttttaaaaataaaattcgaAATGAAGAACACCAACCACACAATCAATATGCACTACCGAATGATCAGCAGAACCATGAACGCGTTGAAAGAAACACGTATAAAGGTGTGAACAAGGAGATGAACAAGGAGGAGAATCGACTTAATCATGTGGATGTAAGCGTAGAGGAGAATGCACGTGTGTATAACCAGTTCTACGTTGATTCTAGCCAGGAAATGTGTGCAAAAGAGAACGGAGCTGCTAACCGGCACATGAATGACGAAGTACATGCTACCGCTAACCAGGATATGTATGCGGAAGCACATGCCCATGCTAACAAGAATACGTATACAGAAGCATACGCCCCTGCGAATCAGGATATGTATATAGAAGCACACACCCCTACTAACCAGGATATGTATGCAGAAGTACACGCCCCTGTGAATCAGGATATGTATATAGAAGCACACACCCCTACTAACCAGGATATGTATGCAGAAGTACACGCCGCTTCTCAGCAGCAGATGTACAACGAGTTATACTTCGATACAAATAGACAGAAGCAGAACCGAATAAGTGTTATCTCGAATAGGCAAGTGTATAACCAAATACACTTAGgcgaaaatgaagaaaaacaTAGTCCATGGTACATAGACACTAGGAAGCACGCAAATCATAACATTTACACAAGTGCAAGTGAACAAAAGAACATCAGTGTTACGAgcgaaataaatatatgtgctaACGACGAAAGAGGAAAAGCAAACGATTTAAACGACGTAGAAGAAACTAAACAAATGCACAATTCCGAATTAGCTGATAGTCATATAAATGAGGAGTTCAccaaataa
- a CDS encoding DNA mismatch repair protein MSH2: protein MSEDNLENAPTLKSNNVISFIIECRNSIRYAGICIYNMHTNCFSLCEYIENEHLTVLESVIIQCRPTLFLYFPSNDKIDDKRIKLILDLCEVKGCELPRNYFQSTSIENDLSKLIKETEDVKNYIFFFKLELACKSLCSIIKHLNLLNDDNTVNKCILKNYNINEYMKLDKAAVVALNIYAETGTDKKKQSNNTMTLYKFLNKCKTKIGERKLLEWIMHPLRDEHKINERLDIVEIFKEDGVTRSLIQSDYLRKVCDIHIIIKKLKIISSNSSVSNEDKKRGNKVNNSKTGCTIEDLVKLYDSIIESKKIYYCLGEYKGKHRCTLERNFLTPLKDVLISLDSFLKLIELTIDLDEVQNNNFLISRKFDEELEKLANEKEEIYNLIKGHRIEVEEDINYLKGGVSSSSNSSNKRNYANNSNTTTMKEDIKLVECNTNIFLFRAVKKDITYIQQRKKVYMQVRMNKNEILFHTNKLKDLCKKYEYVLHEYNTSQEQLANKAIQVASSYWEPVVKLSKIISQIDVLCAFAFVSASSISVYVRPIVEQNGKILHMEGSRHPLVESNFLLVNNFIPNNVCMNKDDKRLNIITGPNMGGKSTYIRQIALICLMSQIGCFVPCNYAKLPICSQIMCRVGSSDIQLKGISTFFSEMIEIAAIIKNADENSLVIIDELGRGTSTYEGFGISWSIAHYILTKIKCFCLFATHFHEMSNLETEYIGCTNNHVGAKIDTQKKKISFLYEVKKGYADKSYGVHVAQIAKLPQSVIDKAFEKSKELESVENRHYFKTKLQAKNQLDRDQTDIYQNSQKFLNDIFSASDDYQFVSAVKQNAALLNEMIKFCKFIKNIYDGKDGVTLEEGKKREVSTRNAYEMYTNEVYR from the exons ATGAGCGAGGATAATTTAGAAAACGCGCCTACATTAAAAAGCAACAACGTAATAAGCTTCATTATAGAATGCAGAAATAGCATCAGATATGCAGGTATctgtatttataatatgcACACGAACTGTTTTTCTCTATGTGAGTATATAGAAAATGAACATCTTACTGTATTAGAATCAGTGATAATACAATGTAGACcgactttatttttatattttccaagTAATGATAAGATAGATGATAAAAGGATAAAACTAATATTAGATTTATGCGAAGTTAAGGGTTGTGAGCTTCCTAGGAATTATTTCCAGTCTACATCAATAGAGAATGACTTGAGCaaattaattaaagaaactgaagatgtaaaaaattatatatttttttttaaattagaaCTAGCATGTAAATCGCTGTGTAGtattataaaacatttaaatttgctaaatgatgataatactgttaataaatgtattttaaaaaattataatattaatgagtATATGAAGTTAGACAAAGCGGCAGTAGTGGcattgaatatatatgcagaAACCGGCACAGATAAGAAGAAGCAGAGTAATAACACAATGACTCTTTACAAATTTCTTAACAAATGCAAAACAAAAATAGGTGAACGAAAATTACTTGAATGGATAATGCACCCTTTAAGGGATGAACACAAAATTAATGAAAGACTAGATATAGTAGAAATATTCAAGGAAGATGGCGTTACAAGATCTTTAATACAATCGGATTATCTTAGAAAAGTATGtgatatacatattataataaaaaaactaaaaattataagcAGCAATAGTAGTGTATCGAATGAAGATAAGAAAAGAGGGAATAAAGTTAACAACTCCAAAACAGGGTGCACTATTGAAGAtttagtaaaattatatgacaGTATAATTGAgtccaaaaaaatatattactgtTTAGGGGAATATAAAGGGAAACATAGATGTACGTTAGAAAGAAATTTTCTAACACCTTTAAAAGATGTTCTTATAAGCTTagattcatttttaaaacttaTAGAATTAACAATTGACTTAGATGAAGTacagaataataattttttaatttcccgTAAATTTGATGAGGAATTAGAAAAACTAGCGAACGAAAAAGAAGAGATATACAATTTGATCAAAGGACACAGGATAGAAGTAGAGGAAGATATTAACTATTTAAAGGGGGGAGTCAGCAGCAGCAGTAACAGTAGTAACAAAAGAAATTACgcaaataatagtaatactaCTACTATGAAAGAAGACATAAAACTGGTCGAGTGTAATACAAACATATTTCTATTTAGAGCAGTTAAAAAGGATATAACTTATATACAACAGAgaaaaaaggtatatatgCAAGTGAGAATGAACAAAAacgaaatattatttcatactAATAAGCTAAAagatttatgtaaaaaatatgaatacgTCTTACATGAATATAATACATCTCAAGAACAGCTAGCTAATAAAGCAATACAAGTAGCTAGCTCTTACTGGGAACCAGTAGTAAAATTATCGAAAATTATTTCACAAATAGATGTATTATGTGCATTTGCATTTGTCAGTGCATCTAGTATATCTGTTTATGTAAGGCCTATAGTAgaacaaaatggaaaaattttacatatggAAGGTTCACGTCATCCTTTAGTAGAGAGCAATTTCTTACtcgtaaataattttataccaaataatgtatgtatgaataaaGATGATAAAAGATTAAACATTATAACGGGACCTAACATGGGAGGTAagagtacatatataagacAGATAGCTTTAATATGTTTGATGTCTCAAATAGGTTGTTTCGTTCCTTGTAATTATGCAAAATTACCAATATGTTCTCAAATAATGTGTCGAGTTGGATCCTCAGATATACAATTAAAAGGAATTTCTACCTTTTTTTCCGAAATGATTGAAATTGCagctattataaaaaatgcgGATGAAAATAGTCTAGTCATTATAGACGAGTTGGGGAGGGGTACGTCCACCTATGAAGGATTTGGTATTAGTTGGTCCATTGCTCATTATATACTtaccaaaataaaatgtttttgtttatttgctACCCACTTTCATGAAATGTCCAATTTAGAAACAGAGTATATAGGTTGTACCAACAATCATGTAGGTGCTAAAATagatacacaaaaaaaaaaaatttcttttttatatgaagtTAAAAAAGGATATGCAGACAAAAGTTATGGGGTACATGTAGCACAAATTGCAAAATTACCACAAAGTGTTATCGATAAAGCTTTTGAAAAATCAAAAGAATTAGAATCAGTTGAAAATAgacattattttaaaacgAAATTACAGGCGAAGAATCAATTAGATCGCGATCAAACTGACATCTATCAGAATAGTCAAAAATTCCTTAACGATATATTCAGTGCATCCGACGATTATCAATTTGTTTCGGCAGTCAAACAGAACGCTGCTCTTCTCAACGAAATGATCA AATTTTgtaaattcattaaaaatatttatgatgGAAAAGATGGTGTTACCTTggaagaaggaaaaaag CGAGAAGTGAGCACAAGGAATGCATATGAGATGTATACTAATGAGGTGTACAGATGA
- a CDS encoding AAA family ATPase: protein MGSGPPSGNKYGYTDEKVGEHITGNFDPTALERGAKALKELDQSSNSKKAFELIKLQELTKQKEYEKQMEELSLQRAQYLSNKTRIENEERRKTINYQQEQERVTAEYKTRLEAEAYQKKLLDQQKQNEEWLRNQHEQYLRQENIRKRNELELMNLKMKQIREEKSLERENMKARIYEENKGLIERERKNLDIHLKTLKAKADEERKTKIESINKYFEQFNNSLFLFLNDKEKVYRFALAVTLTSLGVYATKHTTRFIRTYTETKLGKPKLIRETSLWHINKFFDLFNLKRNFSLFKKYIVVQVNGGGDKAHHKVANIKSGSGSGSDSSSNMFDQIVLNEELQEKLTWSINSLRNSKKYDLYLKNILLHGPPGTGKTLFAKTVSYYSNFDYIIINGGDVSALGIHASVELNKIFEFVKKRKNKKCIIFIDEAEAFLRKGRNESFINFSEHLRNALASFLYHTGTESKNFGVILATNCRDILDPAVMDRIDEQYNFDIPQISEIKKMVSVYFNKYVFPLKKYNIIIDDSVDDNYLDDIARRLYGLSGRQISKLCLNIQNTVFGSNSKVVSKELIDLIINWNLSNAFDVGEVGTGRQTATDSQPHQGTRQYEKQSEMRNEQYETHNNTQISSYNPRQNSGSHNTANSNSRKMENKVVLNHVL, encoded by the coding sequence ATGGGGTCCGGACCCCCGAGTGGAAACAAATATGGATATACAGATGAAAAAGTAGGTGAGCACATAACTGGAAATTTTGATCCGACCGCTTTGGAAAGAGGAGCAAAAGCTCTGAAGGAGTTAGACCAATCATCTAATTCGAAAAAAGCatttgaattaataaaattgcaGGAGCTAACAAAACAAAAGGAATATGAGAAGCAGATGGAAGAATTGTCTTTACAACGAGCTCAATATCTTAGTAATAAAACTAGGATAGAAAATGAAGAGAGAAGGAAAACTATTAATTATCAACAAGAACAAGAAAGAGTTACAGCTGAATATAAGACTAGGTTAGAAGCAGAAGCCTATCAAAAAAAGCTTCTAGAtcaacaaaaacaaaatgaagagTGGTTACGAAATCAACATGAACAATATTTAAGACaagaaaatattagaaaaagaaatgaattaGAATTAATGAAtctaaaaatgaaacaaataaGAGAGGAGAAAAGTTTAGAACGTGAAAATATGAAGGCTAgaatatatgaagaaaataaaggattaatagaaagagaaagaaaaaatttagataTTCACTTAAAAACGTTAAAAGCAAAAGCAGATgaggaaagaaaaacaaaaatagaaagtattaataaatacttTGAACAgtttaataattctttatttttatttttaaatgataaggAAAAGGTATACAGATTTGCATTAGCCGTTACACTTACATCACTCGGTGTTTATGCAACTAAGCATACTACTAGATTTATAAGAACATATACTGAAACTAAACTGGGAAAACCTAAGCTAATAAGGGAAACCTCCCTATGGCATATTAATAagttttttgatttattcaATTTGAAGAgaaatttttctctttttaagaAATACATAGTAGTACAAGTTAACGGAGGAGGGGATAAAGCCCATCATAAGGTAGCGAATATAAAAAGTGGTAGTGGTAGTGGTAGTGACAGTAGTAGTAACATGTTTGATCAAATCGTGTTGAATGAAGAATTGCAAGAAAAGCTTACATGGTCTATTAACAGCTTAAGAAATTCAAAGAAATATGAtctctatttaaaaaatatattattacatggTCCACCAGGTACAGGAAAAACTCTTTTTGCAAAAACAGTATCATACTATAGTAATTTCGATTATATCATAATAAATGGAGGAGATGTAAGCGCATTAGGTATACATGCGTCTGTTGAATTAAATAAGATATTtgaatttgttaaaaaaaggaaaaataaaaaatgcattatttttattgatgAAGCGGAAGCTTTTCTTAGGAAAGGACGAAATGaatcatttattaatttttctgaGCATTTAAGAAATGCATTAGCTTCTTTTCTATATCATACAGGTACAGAAAGTAAAAACTTTGGTGTTATCTTAGCTACCAATTGTAGAGATATACTAGACCCAGCTGTTATGGATCGAATTGATGAACAGTATAATTTTGACATCCCACAAATTagtgaaattaaaaaaatggtatcggtatattttaataaatatgtttttcctttaaaaaaatataatataatcattGATGATTCTGTAGATGATAATTATTTAGATGATATAGCTAGACGGCTCTATGGATTATCAGGAAGACAAATATCAAAGTTGTGTTTAAACATCCAGAATACTGTATTTGGAAGTAATTCAAAAGTTGTTTCCAAGGAGCTTATCGATTTGATAATTAACTGGAATCTCAGTAACGCGTTCGACGTAGGTGAAGTGGGGACTGGTAGACAGACCGCTACGGATAGCCAGCCTCACCAGGGCACGAGGCAGTACGAGAAGCAGAGTGAAATGCGGAATGAGCAGTATGAAACGCACAATAACACGCAGATCAGTAGCTATAACCCCAGACAAAACTCAGGTTCTCATAACACGGCAAATTCCAATTCACGTAAAATGGAAAACAAGGTGGTATTAAATCATGTGTTGTAA